A region from the Lolium perenne isolate Kyuss_39 chromosome 4, Kyuss_2.0, whole genome shotgun sequence genome encodes:
- the LOC127296430 gene encoding mitogen-activated protein kinase kinase 9, translated as MALVRQRRQLPHLTLPLDHFALRPPPAPPAAAPPPTDAPRLSDYERISLLGQGNGGTVYKARHRRTSHPYALKLFTAEDPSAAREAEILILATGAPHVVRLHAVIPSPSTHQPAALALELLPGGSLSGLLRRLGRSMPERPIAAVARQALLGLDALHALRVVHRDLKPANILVGAAGEVKIADFGAGKVLRRRLDPCASYVGTAAYMSPERFHPDAYSGDYDPYAADVWSLGVAVLELYLGHFPLLPAGQRPDWSALMCAICFGDAPEAPAAASEDFRDFVARCLEKKAGQRASVAELLLHPFIAGRDADEAQRSLAALVAEAAELGDQ; from the coding sequence ATGGCTCTCGTCCGCCAGCGCCGCCAGCTACCGCACCTCACCCTCCCGCTCGACCACTTCGCGCTGCGCCCGCCACCcgccccgcccgccgccgccccaccgcCAACCGACGCGCCCCGCCTCTCCGACTACGAGCGCATCTCCCTGCTCGGCCAGGGCAACGGCGGCACCGTCTACAAGGCGCGCCACCGCCGCACGTCCCACCCCTACGCGCTCAAGCTCTTCACCGCCGAGGACCCCTCCGCCGCCCGCGAGGCCGAGATCCTCATCCTCGCAACCGGCGCGCCGCACGTCGTGCGCCTGCACGCCGTCATCCCGTCCCCGTCCACGCACCAGCCCGCCGCGCTCGCCCTCGAGCTCCTCCCCGGCGGCTCCCtctccggcctcctccgccggctCGGCCGCTCCATGCCCGAGCGCCCCatcgccgccgtcgcccgccaggccctcctcggcctcgacGCGCTGCACGCGCTCCGCGTCGTGCACCGCGACCTCAAGCCCGCCAACATCCTCGTCGGCGCGGCCGGCGAGGTCAAGATCGCGGATTTCGGGGCGGGGAAGGTGCTCCGGCGCCGGCTCGACCCCTGCGCGTCCTACGTCGGCACCGCCGCCTACATGTCCCCCGAGCGGTTCCACCCCGACGCCTACTCCGGCGACTACGACCCCTACGCCGCGGACGTCTGGAGCCTCGGCGTCGCCGTCCTCGAGCTCTACCTCGGCCACTTCCCGCTCCTCCCCGCCGGCCAGCGCCCCGACTGGTCCGCGCTCATGTGCGCCATCTGCTTCGGGGACGCGCCCGAGGCGCCCGCCGCCGCGTCCGAGGACTTCCGGGACTTCGTGGCAAGGTGCCTCGAGAAGAAGGCTGGGCAGCGCGCGTCCGTCGCAGAGCTGCTCTTGCACCCGTTCATCGCCGGCCGGGACGCGGACGAGGCGCAGCGATCCCTCGCCGCGCTCGTCGCCGAGGCGGCCGAGCTCGGCGACCAATAG